The Fibrobacter sp. UWT2 genome window below encodes:
- a CDS encoding pectinesterase family protein, protein MLNKIFVCAALGFAVSASAVEKKKIDFVVGVDGDFKAAMSKAASSGASESNHFVIFFPDGEYNIGSLTGDSNQMTTFTASNTSLVGQSADKTVLYNKSINEGISVTATLKVSANSVYMQDITLYNKANYGNEANCGSACRHDALMTVGDKLVYKNVKLLSTQDTYYTKLNNNKKGRSYWENGQIEGTVDFICGDGDVFFEGTNLVMRRSGGYITASQNNTDWGYVFNNTTITVTNSSFNGTFYLGRSWGTARTVFLNTKMIAQPTAEGWQKNMNSAPKVFGEYNSKDGNGNAVNTSKRRTYFDGSKDGSTATLKTVWDANDAAKYTLQNVLKGSDNWDPTKLTAQANTPKIEQQGAEIVWADDNNARAWVVFVNGKYKTNVTAPSFSLDGVATGSKITVRAANSRGGLGASSNEVATVDANATYYKVTLGETFGGKITTNLNGDKVMEGKEAVFTAAANAGWKFAGWSGKSAAGIDAEKSPVTIKATGDIELTAKFVGDGSNVFQAEDGIITNAAAESNNAGFNGTAFVNFAAGDLSMIQVPVYAEVAGEYEVVVRYANGSGNARSLAAAAPGVCSAGIDGCKSAESLSFAATTNWTTWETLSFKAKLAEGAGYMTFATVGGNDGPNLDQVELKLVKADGTTVIRGLATPGQQLVPTTRVRLFTLTGQLIRESVGSSVSTENLAPGMYLLQRGDGSLLRQQIIRVK, encoded by the coding sequence ATGTTGAATAAGATTTTTGTTTGTGCGGCTTTAGGCTTCGCAGTTTCTGCCTCCGCAGTCGAAAAAAAGAAAATCGATTTCGTGGTCGGTGTCGATGGCGACTTTAAGGCGGCCATGAGCAAGGCTGCGTCTTCGGGCGCGAGCGAATCGAACCATTTCGTTATCTTCTTCCCCGATGGCGAATACAACATCGGAAGCCTTACCGGCGACAGCAACCAGATGACGACTTTCACGGCGTCGAATACTTCGCTCGTGGGGCAAAGTGCCGACAAGACGGTTCTTTACAACAAGTCCATTAACGAAGGCATTAGCGTGACCGCGACTCTCAAGGTGAGCGCAAACAGCGTGTACATGCAAGACATTACGCTTTACAACAAGGCAAACTACGGGAATGAAGCCAACTGCGGCAGCGCCTGCCGCCACGACGCGCTCATGACTGTGGGCGACAAGCTTGTATACAAGAACGTAAAGCTCCTGAGTACGCAGGATACCTATTACACCAAGCTGAACAACAACAAGAAGGGCCGCAGCTATTGGGAAAACGGACAGATCGAAGGTACGGTCGACTTTATTTGCGGTGACGGCGATGTGTTCTTTGAAGGAACGAACCTAGTGATGCGCCGTAGCGGCGGCTACATTACCGCCTCGCAGAACAATACCGATTGGGGTTACGTGTTCAACAACACGACAATCACCGTGACGAACAGCAGCTTTAACGGCACGTTCTACTTGGGGCGTTCGTGGGGAACTGCAAGAACAGTTTTCTTGAACACCAAGATGATTGCGCAGCCCACAGCCGAAGGCTGGCAAAAGAACATGAATTCGGCGCCCAAGGTCTTTGGCGAATACAACAGCAAAGACGGCAACGGGAACGCGGTGAACACGAGCAAACGTCGAACCTACTTTGACGGCAGCAAAGATGGCTCTACCGCGACGCTCAAGACGGTATGGGACGCAAACGATGCCGCCAAGTACACACTCCAGAACGTGCTCAAGGGTAGCGACAACTGGGATCCGACCAAGTTGACGGCGCAGGCAAATACTCCGAAAATTGAGCAGCAAGGTGCCGAAATCGTATGGGCCGACGACAATAATGCTCGTGCCTGGGTGGTGTTTGTAAACGGCAAGTACAAAACGAATGTGACGGCACCTAGTTTCTCGCTTGATGGCGTTGCCACGGGCTCCAAGATTACGGTGCGTGCGGCTAACAGCAGGGGCGGTCTCGGCGCAAGTTCCAACGAAGTCGCAACAGTCGATGCGAATGCGACTTATTACAAAGTAACGCTCGGTGAAACCTTTGGCGGTAAAATTACGACAAACCTCAATGGCGATAAAGTCATGGAAGGCAAAGAGGCTGTATTCACGGCTGCAGCCAACGCGGGCTGGAAATTCGCGGGCTGGAGCGGCAAGAGTGCTGCCGGAATCGATGCCGAAAAATCTCCGGTGACCATTAAGGCTACAGGCGATATTGAACTTACGGCGAAATTCGTGGGCGATGGCTCTAACGTGTTTCAGGCGGAAGACGGTATCATTACGAATGCCGCTGCCGAAAGCAACAATGCGGGCTTTAATGGAACCGCCTTCGTGAACTTTGCAGCCGGCGACTTGAGCATGATTCAAGTGCCCGTATATGCTGAAGTCGCGGGCGAGTATGAAGTTGTGGTGCGCTATGCGAACGGTAGCGGCAATGCACGCAGCCTGGCGGCCGCGGCCCCGGGCGTGTGCTCTGCCGGCATTGACGGTTGTAAGAGTGCCGAGTCGCTTTCCTTTGCGGCGACCACGAATTGGACGACTTGGGAAACGCTTTCGTTCAAGGCGAAACTCGCCGAGGGCGCGGGCTACATGACGTTTGCGACTGTGGGCGGTAACGATGGCCCGAACCTGGACCAGGTGGAACTCAAGTTGGTGAAGGCCGATGGAACGACTGTGATTCGCGGGCTTGCAACGCCGGGCCAGCAGTTGGTCCCGACAACTCGCGTTCGCCTGTTTACCTTGACGGGACAACTGATTCGCGAATCCGTAGGCTCAAGCGTAAGCACCGAAAATCTGGCACCGGGCATGTACCTGCTGCAGCGTGGCGACGGCTCCCTACTCCGCCAGCAAATCATCCGCGTGAAGTGA
- a CDS encoding pitrilysin family protein has protein sequence MNWLNKISWGVALVAALFTQSFAQVNLVVHKEVLPNGLTVLLHPNKQAPTVSCRLFYVTGSVHEVPGKSGLAHILEHELFKGTKKVGITDSIADAKFMATQDSLQALIRPAILAGDTAKVKKLTAEHDSVVNEHRKIFVKDELWGAYQAAGGTGLNAFTSDLMTAYIVTLPKNKIELFMWLESDRMQNAVLREFYSERMVVREERRMRYDDKPTGRFYETLNSMIYEAFPYRVPTIGWPSDIMNLTREMADEHYRKYYKPRNAILVLAGDIDTTSTMEMVKKYFGPIPTGEAFPPLTIRDPEQAGEKRLTVKRPDAPNLYTLVFTTPEVGNQILYPLDIAEGVLNGRSGRLYKRLIQEEKLAVSVKASNSPNKYVSEFGVTVNLRPDADPAKVEKIVWEELERLKTETVSERDFQKVKNHAYAGLVRSLTDMENVATMLAWYEMYGDYRIFLNWADELNKVTAADVQAAAQKTFVREKSVAGFLLKK, from the coding sequence ATGAATTGGCTCAATAAAATTTCGTGGGGTGTGGCGCTGGTCGCCGCCTTGTTTACGCAGTCTTTTGCCCAGGTGAACTTGGTGGTTCACAAAGAAGTTTTGCCGAACGGGCTCACGGTGCTTTTGCACCCGAACAAGCAGGCACCTACGGTGAGCTGCCGCCTGTTCTATGTGACGGGTTCCGTGCACGAAGTTCCGGGGAAGTCCGGCCTTGCGCATATTCTTGAACATGAACTCTTTAAGGGAACCAAGAAGGTGGGCATTACCGACAGCATTGCCGACGCCAAGTTCATGGCCACACAAGATAGCCTGCAGGCACTCATCCGTCCGGCGATTTTGGCGGGCGATACCGCGAAGGTGAAAAAGCTCACCGCCGAGCACGATTCCGTGGTGAACGAACACCGCAAGATTTTTGTGAAGGACGAACTCTGGGGCGCTTACCAGGCCGCAGGCGGCACGGGCTTGAACGCTTTCACCAGCGACCTCATGACCGCCTACATCGTGACGCTCCCGAAGAATAAAATTGAACTGTTCATGTGGCTGGAATCCGATCGTATGCAGAACGCCGTGCTGCGCGAATTCTATTCCGAACGTATGGTGGTGCGCGAAGAACGCCGCATGCGCTACGATGACAAGCCCACGGGTCGTTTCTACGAAACGCTGAATTCCATGATTTACGAAGCCTTCCCGTATCGTGTGCCGACCATTGGTTGGCCGAGCGACATTATGAACTTGACTCGAGAAATGGCCGACGAACATTACCGCAAGTATTACAAGCCGCGCAATGCGATTCTCGTGCTGGCAGGTGACATTGATACGACCTCCACGATGGAAATGGTGAAGAAGTACTTTGGCCCGATTCCGACGGGCGAGGCTTTCCCGCCGCTTACGATTCGTGACCCCGAACAGGCCGGCGAAAAGCGCCTGACCGTAAAGCGCCCGGATGCTCCGAACCTTTATACTCTAGTGTTTACGACTCCTGAAGTGGGTAACCAGATTCTTTACCCGCTGGACATTGCCGAAGGTGTTTTGAATGGCCGCTCCGGCAGACTTTACAAGCGCCTGATTCAAGAAGAAAAGCTCGCCGTGAGTGTGAAGGCTTCGAATTCGCCGAACAAGTATGTTTCTGAATTCGGCGTGACGGTGAACCTGCGTCCGGATGCCGACCCTGCGAAAGTCGAAAAAATCGTGTGGGAAGAATTGGAACGCTTGAAGACTGAAACCGTGAGCGAACGCGACTTCCAGAAGGTGAAGAATCACGCCTACGCTGGCTTGGTACGCAGCTTGACCGATATGGAAAATGTTGCGACCATGCTTGCCTGGTACGAAATGTACGGCGATTACCGCATCTTCCTCAACTGGGCAGATGAACTCAATAAGGTGACCGCCGCTGACGTGCAGGCTGCCGCTCAGAAGACCTTCGTCCGCGAAAAGAGCGTCGCCGGCTTCCTACTGAAGAAGTAG
- a CDS encoding cation diffusion facilitator family transporter — translation MTRIAKKDDSSEVRRVTWVGLGWNVALSVGKFFAGYFGGSQALIADAIHSASDFTTDIAIIVGSRFWNSPPDAEHPYGHRRFETLISVGIGLAVCAVGIGLGYNAVVALKNGEQSHPEWIAAIMAAVSIIVKEALFRYTRAKGRAIRSEAVEANAWHHRSDAYSSIPVLVAVLFGILCPTLWFADSVGAIIVSVFILHSGFEIAWPGIHRVADEGASAEVAQKLREIALACPNVISIHGFRTRYVGSDLHVDLHVVVPADMTLLAAHDLAEEVERRIIDAGENVVDALVHIDPYDPKKV, via the coding sequence ATGACTCGCATTGCAAAAAAAGATGACAGTTCCGAGGTTCGCCGCGTCACGTGGGTGGGGCTCGGCTGGAACGTCGCCTTGTCGGTTGGCAAGTTTTTTGCGGGTTATTTTGGCGGGTCTCAAGCACTTATTGCCGACGCCATTCACAGTGCGTCTGATTTTACCACGGACATCGCGATTATCGTCGGGTCACGTTTTTGGAATTCGCCGCCCGATGCGGAGCACCCGTATGGGCACAGGCGATTCGAGACACTGATTTCGGTCGGAATCGGGCTTGCGGTTTGCGCCGTGGGCATTGGCCTCGGTTACAATGCAGTCGTGGCACTTAAAAACGGCGAGCAGTCGCACCCCGAATGGATTGCGGCGATTATGGCGGCGGTTTCGATTATCGTGAAAGAGGCGCTTTTCCGCTACACGCGGGCGAAGGGTCGCGCGATTCGCAGCGAAGCCGTCGAGGCAAACGCTTGGCACCATAGGAGTGACGCCTATAGTTCTATTCCGGTCTTGGTCGCGGTCCTGTTCGGCATTCTTTGTCCGACGCTCTGGTTTGCAGACTCCGTAGGTGCGATTATCGTTTCCGTTTTCATTCTACATTCGGGCTTTGAGATTGCTTGGCCGGGAATCCACCGCGTGGCCGACGAAGGCGCAAGCGCCGAAGTGGCCCAAAAGTTGCGCGAAATCGCACTCGCCTGCCCAAATGTGATTAGCATTCACGGGTTCCGCACGCGTTACGTGGGCAGCGATTTGCATGTGGATTTGCATGTGGTCGTTCCCGCCGACATGACACTTTTGGCAGCGCATGATTTGGCCGAAGAGGTGGAACGCCGTATTATTGATGCGGGTGAAAATGTAGTCGATGCGCTCGTGCACATCGACCCGTACGATCCTAAGAAAGTATAA
- a CDS encoding efflux RND transporter periplasmic adaptor subunit: MKKLLKILILLVILGAIAYGVKMFFFSEKASAAAGPLVSTKVVQTTISTTISATGTLEPVDQVEVGTQVSGDIAKINVDFNSKVKKGQIIAELDKSKLKATLTQAEIAFRSAETDYKYKESTYNRVKKLSESHSASAVELETAEYNMNSAKLSVERSQNEVNQARLNLSYATIKSPIDGVVLKRAVEVGQTVAASMSTPTLFVIAKDLSQMKVMAAVDEADIGQVKQGQRVTFTVDAFQNETFNGSVQEVRLNPTTTSNVVTYTVVITAENPEQKLLPGMTATCTIVTQEITDAIAIPVKALKFTPADGTPMAEPPKGMRPPHPESGDSTASDFPKGDFKKGDFPPMPPKSFKKRPDGKKPSGNLVWVNIDGKAAPRRVKTGISDGVNIQILKGLSVGDSVVVSQETLGATKEKSAASSPFMPGPPGKKKK; encoded by the coding sequence ATGAAAAAGCTTTTGAAAATTCTCATCCTCCTCGTGATTCTTGGCGCTATCGCTTATGGCGTCAAGATGTTCTTTTTTTCCGAGAAGGCGAGCGCTGCCGCAGGCCCGCTCGTAAGCACCAAGGTGGTGCAGACCACAATCTCGACCACCATTTCGGCAACTGGTACGTTGGAACCTGTCGACCAGGTGGAAGTCGGTACGCAGGTGTCGGGCGACATCGCCAAAATCAACGTCGACTTTAATTCCAAGGTCAAAAAAGGCCAGATTATCGCCGAACTGGACAAATCCAAGCTCAAGGCCACGCTCACGCAGGCTGAAATTGCCTTCCGTAGCGCCGAAACCGACTATAAGTATAAGGAATCGACCTACAACCGCGTCAAGAAACTTTCCGAAAGCCATTCCGCAAGCGCTGTGGAACTGGAAACTGCCGAATACAACATGAATTCGGCAAAGCTCTCCGTTGAACGCAGCCAGAACGAAGTCAACCAGGCTCGACTTAACTTGAGCTATGCAACCATCAAGAGCCCCATTGATGGCGTAGTCCTGAAGCGCGCCGTTGAAGTCGGCCAGACGGTGGCCGCCTCCATGAGTACTCCTACTTTGTTCGTAATCGCCAAGGACTTGAGCCAAATGAAGGTGATGGCCGCCGTAGATGAAGCGGACATCGGTCAGGTGAAGCAAGGCCAGCGTGTTACCTTCACCGTAGACGCTTTTCAGAACGAAACTTTCAACGGCTCGGTGCAAGAAGTCCGCCTGAATCCGACGACCACGAGCAACGTGGTGACTTACACCGTCGTGATTACCGCCGAGAACCCGGAACAGAAACTGCTACCCGGCATGACGGCGACCTGCACCATCGTGACCCAGGAAATCACCGACGCCATCGCGATCCCGGTGAAGGCTCTCAAGTTTACTCCTGCTGACGGTACCCCGATGGCTGAACCGCCCAAGGGCATGCGCCCGCCGCACCCCGAATCCGGCGATTCTACCGCCAGCGACTTCCCGAAAGGCGACTTTAAGAAGGGTGATTTTCCACCCATGCCGCCCAAGTCCTTCAAAAAACGCCCCGACGGCAAAAAGCCTAGCGGCAACCTCGTGTGGGTCAACATCGACGGCAAGGCGGCGCCTCGCCGTGTCAAGACAGGCATCAGCGACGGCGTGAACATCCAGATTCTCAAGGGGCTTTCCGTGGGCGATTCCGTGGTCGTAAGCCAAGAAACCCTCGGCGCTACCAAGGAAAAGTCCGCCGCCAGCAGCCCGTTCATGCCCGGACCCCCCGGCAAAAAGAAGAAGTAA
- a CDS encoding DUF177 domain-containing protein, which translates to MRLDIAQKLVDSEDRRVVWSRSDAPEIFDELHLKGDLVAEVLVSPEGESKCLVTGTISGVQTLTCSRTLEPFDRPFSTEIVAEITRTGVSQQELDEDDVDVFAYRIPQGQNFVDLSECIRQLVILQEPQAPVKNPDEDFIFVTNKPADEEPQSDPRWDKLKALKSKMENRS; encoded by the coding sequence TTGAGATTAGATATCGCACAAAAACTTGTTGATTCCGAAGACCGCCGGGTGGTCTGGTCCCGCTCCGATGCCCCCGAAATCTTCGACGAACTGCACCTCAAGGGCGACCTGGTAGCCGAGGTGCTGGTAAGCCCCGAAGGCGAAAGCAAGTGTCTTGTGACCGGTACAATCTCCGGAGTGCAAACTCTGACCTGCTCCCGTACCTTGGAGCCGTTCGACCGCCCCTTTTCGACTGAAATCGTGGCTGAAATAACGCGCACCGGGGTTTCGCAACAGGAACTCGATGAAGACGATGTAGACGTCTTTGCCTACCGAATTCCTCAGGGGCAGAACTTCGTGGACCTTTCCGAGTGCATCCGACAGCTGGTTATTCTACAAGAACCGCAAGCACCCGTGAAAAATCCTGACGAAGATTTTATCTTTGTAACAAACAAACCCGCCGACGAGGAACCTCAAAGCGACCCTCGTTGGGACAAACTCAAGGCTCTTAAGAGCAAAATGGAAAATAGGAGTTAA
- the rpmF gene encoding 50S ribosomal protein L32 — protein MAVPKRKTSTARRDKRRTHWKMEVPAMATCDHCGSVKRPHRVCPVCGYYNGVEVINMKDAEA, from the coding sequence ATGGCAGTACCTAAAAGAAAAACCTCGACCGCCCGTCGTGACAAGCGCCGCACCCACTGGAAGATGGAAGTGCCCGCTATGGCTACCTGCGATCATTGCGGTTCCGTGAAGCGCCCGCACCGCGTGTGCCCGGTTTGCGGCTACTACAATGGTGTCGAAGTGATCAACATGAAGGATGCCGAAGCCTAA
- the plsX gene encoding phosphate acyltransferase PlsX: MVKVALDALGGDFAPDVVIEGAVNAVNKNENLHVVLCGPEAEVKAKLEKLGYAGKGISVVDAPDPVAMDEHPVEVLKKKPHSGLVTCVALQKKGMVDASVSAGNSGAMMASCLMLLGRTTDKFSRPPIGCVIPTADRPIILVDAGANVDERAATLVDFAIAGSAFAETYFGYEKPKVGLLNMGEEEHKGPAVLQEAHQLLKAAPVNFIGNIEGETLIEGVADVVVTSGFTGNVVLKMLEGFYELHKKMFGVIDTPNGRRFDEMWDYRMTGGALLLGLNGTGIIAHGRSDALAIEKAVEVAAKYAEKGVSKNVNERLLAIKDDSSEAK; this comes from the coding sequence ATGGTAAAAGTTGCTCTTGATGCTCTCGGTGGCGATTTCGCCCCGGACGTAGTGATTGAAGGTGCGGTTAACGCCGTCAACAAGAACGAAAACCTGCATGTGGTTCTGTGCGGACCGGAGGCCGAGGTCAAGGCTAAGCTCGAAAAGCTTGGCTATGCTGGCAAAGGCATTTCTGTGGTCGATGCACCGGATCCCGTGGCCATGGACGAACATCCTGTCGAAGTCCTCAAGAAGAAGCCCCATTCCGGCTTGGTGACTTGCGTCGCCTTGCAGAAGAAGGGCATGGTAGATGCCTCCGTGAGTGCCGGTAACTCTGGTGCCATGATGGCTAGCTGCCTTATGCTTCTTGGCCGTACTACAGACAAATTCAGCCGTCCGCCTATCGGCTGCGTGATTCCGACCGCTGACCGTCCGATCATCTTGGTCGATGCCGGTGCAAACGTCGATGAACGCGCTGCTACCTTGGTGGATTTTGCCATTGCAGGTTCCGCTTTCGCCGAGACCTACTTCGGTTACGAAAAGCCAAAGGTTGGCCTCCTCAATATGGGCGAAGAAGAACACAAGGGCCCGGCTGTGTTGCAGGAAGCTCACCAGTTGCTGAAGGCTGCTCCGGTGAACTTTATCGGTAACATCGAAGGCGAAACGCTTATCGAAGGCGTGGCCGATGTGGTGGTGACCTCCGGCTTTACGGGTAACGTTGTTTTGAAGATGCTCGAAGGCTTCTACGAACTTCACAAGAAGATGTTCGGTGTCATCGATACCCCGAATGGTCGTCGTTTCGACGAAATGTGGGACTACCGTATGACGGGTGGCGCCTTGCTGCTCGGCCTGAACGGTACCGGCATCATTGCTCACGGCCGTTCCGATGCTCTCGCTATCGAAAAGGCTGTGGAAGTGGCTGCCAAGTACGCCGAAAAGGGCGTGTCCAAGAACGTCAACGAACGCCTGCTCGCTATCAAGGATGATTCCTCCGAAGCAAAGTAA
- the fabD gene encoding ACP S-malonyltransferase, whose protein sequence is MSKTILLFPGQGAQYVGMGQTLASTFEPAKKLMQQADEILGFSLSKLMAEGPEDVLKSTDNTQPALFTVSAMVMELLKSEGFAFDYVAGHSLGEYSAIYAAGGFSFEEGLRLVRTRGELMASAGSKNPGAMAAIMGQDEAKILELCEAVKDAGTVVPANINCPGQIVVSGAVAGVNKLVENCAAAGIKAIPLAVSGAFHSPLMQFAQAGLAEAIAKTKFNDVEKPVIANVIAEPVTKGSEIADLLVRQLVSPVRWNDCMNKAMSLGVTQGVEVGSGKVLMGLMRKISRDVKVTPVETIEAFQALKG, encoded by the coding sequence ATGTCTAAGACGATTCTTCTTTTCCCTGGCCAGGGTGCCCAGTATGTAGGCATGGGCCAGACGCTCGCTTCTACTTTTGAACCGGCCAAGAAACTCATGCAGCAGGCCGACGAAATTCTCGGTTTCTCGCTCTCCAAGCTCATGGCCGAAGGCCCCGAAGATGTTCTGAAGAGCACCGACAACACGCAGCCGGCTCTGTTTACGGTGTCCGCTATGGTCATGGAACTCCTCAAGTCCGAAGGCTTTGCCTTTGACTATGTGGCTGGTCACTCCCTCGGTGAATACTCTGCCATTTACGCCGCCGGCGGTTTCAGCTTCGAAGAAGGCCTCCGCTTGGTGCGTACCCGTGGCGAACTCATGGCTAGCGCCGGTTCCAAGAACCCGGGTGCCATGGCTGCTATCATGGGCCAGGACGAAGCCAAGATTCTTGAACTTTGCGAAGCCGTAAAGGATGCTGGTACCGTGGTTCCGGCAAACATCAACTGCCCGGGTCAGATTGTCGTGTCCGGTGCGGTCGCTGGCGTGAACAAGCTCGTCGAAAACTGCGCTGCTGCCGGTATCAAGGCCATTCCGCTTGCCGTGTCTGGCGCCTTCCACAGCCCGCTCATGCAGTTCGCTCAGGCAGGCCTTGCCGAAGCGATTGCCAAGACCAAGTTTAACGATGTCGAAAAGCCGGTCATCGCCAACGTGATTGCCGAACCGGTCACGAAGGGCTCTGAAATCGCTGACCTCCTGGTGCGCCAGCTGGTGTCTCCGGTTCGCTGGAACGACTGCATGAACAAGGCTATGTCTCTGGGCGTGACCCAGGGTGTCGAAGTGGGCTCCGGCAAGGTGCTCATGGGCCTCATGCGCAAGATCAGCCGCGACGTGAAGGTCACTCCGGTCGAAACGATCGAAGCTTTCCAGGCTCTCAAGGGATAA
- the fabG gene encoding 3-oxoacyl-[acyl-carrier-protein] reductase, giving the protein MGKLTGKKAIVTGASRGIGLAIATKLASEGADVAILSTSVKEELAAKLSAELGVQVKSYACNVADSETVQNVFKQIIADMGTVDILVNNAGITRDGLLMRMKDEDFDAVIATNLRSVFLCTRAVARTMMGKRTGRIINISSINALHGQAGQANYAAAKAGIIGMTRSNAMEFASRGITVNAIAPGFIGTDMTAAMDEATKEKYAAQIPLGRIGKPEDIANAAAFLASDDACYITGQILGVDGGLNA; this is encoded by the coding sequence ATGGGTAAACTTACTGGTAAAAAGGCAATCGTGACCGGCGCTTCTCGCGGTATCGGTCTTGCCATTGCAACCAAGCTCGCCAGCGAAGGTGCTGACGTCGCCATCCTTTCCACCTCGGTCAAGGAAGAATTGGCCGCCAAACTTTCCGCCGAACTTGGGGTGCAGGTCAAGAGCTATGCTTGCAATGTGGCCGACTCCGAAACGGTGCAGAACGTGTTCAAGCAGATCATTGCTGACATGGGCACGGTTGACATTCTGGTGAACAACGCCGGTATTACCCGCGATGGCCTGCTGATGCGCATGAAGGACGAAGACTTCGACGCCGTGATCGCCACGAACCTGCGTTCCGTGTTCCTTTGCACCCGCGCTGTCGCCCGCACCATGATGGGCAAGCGTACTGGCCGCATTATCAACATTTCGAGCATTAACGCCCTGCACGGTCAGGCCGGTCAGGCCAACTACGCCGCTGCCAAGGCTGGCATTATCGGTATGACCCGCTCTAACGCCATGGAATTTGCCTCTCGCGGTATTACCGTGAACGCGATTGCCCCCGGTTTTATCGGTACCGACATGACCGCCGCCATGGATGAGGCTACCAAGGAAAAGTATGCCGCCCAGATTCCGCTCGGCCGCATCGGAAAACCCGAAGATATTGCCAACGCTGCCGCATTTTTGGCATCGGACGACGCCTGCTACATCACCGGCCAGATTCTTGGCGTCGATGGTGGGTTGAACGCCTAG
- the acpP gene encoding acyl carrier protein, which yields MNEEIFKKVTAVIVDKLGVKAEDVKPESEFGNDLGADSLDRVELVMALEDEFEVEILDSDAEKFAKVADVVAFIEAKKA from the coding sequence ATGAACGAAGAAATTTTCAAGAAGGTCACCGCTGTTATCGTTGACAAGCTCGGCGTTAAGGCTGAAGATGTGAAGCCGGAATCCGAATTCGGTAACGACCTCGGTGCCGACTCCCTCGACCGTGTGGAACTCGTGATGGCCCTCGAAGACGAATTCGAAGTCGAAATCCTCGACTCCGACGCCGAAAAGTTTGCCAAGGTTGCCGACGTGGTTGCCTTCATCGAAGCTAAGAAGGCTTAA
- the rnc gene encoding ribonuclease III — MEKNTLLHKVLKLWFRQKSDGGLEAKLGYRFKDPELLAHALVHRSFLTGTDLPYVSNNERLEFLGDSVLNMLTTEYLYKTYPDDPEGELSKRKSAIVSGHACAQSSKEWSLSEYVKVGKAEEKLGGRGKESILADAYEAVLGAVYLDGGLDEVRVILNKFHFPRVQEIISAEDFINHKSELLEYLQGKLRTVPEYVVVDESGPEHQKVFTVEVHVDGRVYGRGQGGNKKKAEQEASRVSLEMLLAEAAKAEAEKGPEESKPKKQKQRHVGLP, encoded by the coding sequence ATGGAAAAGAACACTCTACTCCACAAAGTGCTTAAACTCTGGTTTCGCCAGAAGTCCGATGGCGGGCTTGAGGCGAAGCTCGGGTACCGGTTCAAGGATCCTGAACTTTTGGCGCACGCCCTGGTGCACCGTTCATTCTTGACAGGTACTGACCTGCCTTACGTGAGCAACAACGAACGTCTGGAATTCCTGGGCGATTCCGTGCTGAACATGCTCACCACCGAATACCTTTACAAGACTTACCCCGACGACCCGGAAGGTGAACTTTCCAAGCGCAAGAGCGCCATCGTCTCGGGACATGCTTGCGCCCAGTCGTCCAAGGAATGGAGCCTGAGCGAATACGTGAAGGTGGGCAAGGCCGAAGAAAAACTCGGCGGCCGCGGCAAGGAAAGCATTCTGGCCGACGCCTACGAAGCGGTTCTTGGCGCCGTGTATTTGGATGGCGGCCTCGACGAAGTCCGCGTGATTCTGAACAAGTTCCACTTTCCGCGTGTGCAAGAGATTATCTCTGCCGAAGACTTTATCAACCACAAGAGCGAACTGCTGGAATACCTGCAGGGCAAGCTCCGCACGGTTCCGGAATACGTGGTGGTCGATGAATCGGGCCCGGAACACCAGAAGGTGTTCACGGTCGAAGTCCATGTGGACGGCCGCGTGTACGGTCGCGGACAGGGTGGCAACAAGAAGAAGGCCGAACAGGAGGCCTCTCGCGTGTCGCTCGAAATGCTGCTAGCCGAAGCCGCCAAGGCCGAAGCAGAAAAGGGCCCGGAAGAATCCAAGCCCAAGAAACAAAAGCAGCGCCACGTTGGGCTGCCGTAA